A single genomic interval of Oceanithermus profundus DSM 14977 harbors:
- a CDS encoding nitrate reductase subunit alpha codes for MKDWIKELESPAERKWEEFYRNRHQHDKRVRTTHGVNCTGSCSWEVYVKDGIVTWELQATDYPLLEEGLPPYEPRGCQRGISYSWYLYSPIRVKYPFARGALVDLWREAKKQHPDPVEAWASIQSDPEKRRRYQRARGKGGFRRITWDEALEIVAASTVHTIKKYGPDRVVGFSPIPAMSQVSYAAGSRFLSHLGGTILSFYDWYCDLPPASPEIFGEQTDVNESADWYNSRFIAVMGSNLNMTRTPDTHFISEVRHAGAKLTVFSPDFSQVAKYADWWVPTNPGQDGAFWMAVDHVLLKEYYADRETPEFNHYLQTYSDAPFLIEVRDGRPFRYLRAAELEGYADVEHNEWKLLVWDRERGPSMPQGSIGYRWAEKDKGKWNLEMKDGKTGAPIEPELSFLERHDEVQQLAFDDFAGERTLKRGVPVRHVQTRRGRVTVATVFDLLMAQFGVGRGLPGDYPEGYDDPQPYTPAWQEAYTGIHRDTVLRFARAWAENGLKTGGKNLIIIGAGVNHWYHNNLMYRAGIVGLMLTGAVGKNGGGLAHYVGQEKVANQASWGSIAFALDWGMPPRHQNTPSFHYVHTDQWRYERGSKDYDKTPGANEHHTIDHQVRAVKRGWLPFFPQFNRNSLELAREAEAAGARSEAEIIGYVVEKLKKGELKFAVEDPDAPENWPRVWFIWRGNAIGTSMKGHEFMLRHYLGTHSNAVAQEWAKDEVHEAAFREPAPEGKFDLVVDLNFRMDTSALYSDLVLPAASWYEKHDLNTTDMHTFVNPMQPAVPPVWESKPDWEIYSLFAKKVAELARTHLPDPVKDVVMLPLQHDTPDELAQTEVRDWWKGEVEAVPGKTMPKFRVVERRYTEIYERMASLGPALEKNGVAAHGLRIPVAEEYRALKEHQPRKSEVLGGVFPALEDGRQVAEAILRLDPVTNGEVAYRAFLEEEKKTGLQLADLGEKNRSVRITFDAIVAQPRRQLTTPTWSAILNDGRAYSPFTLNVERLVPWRTLTGRMHFYLDHEGYLAWGEHLPTYKPRPDVAMLLETEVTEKEAKGRLMNYITPHGKWSIHSTYSENHRMMTLSRGGYPIWLNDKDAAELGIRDNDWVELYNDNGVFVQRAITSARIPRGTVFVYHATERTVGIPKSPLRKKRAGMNNSITRARLKPVLMNGGYAQFTYFFNYWGPTGVNRDTWVFVRRVDRPEY; via the coding sequence ATGAAGGACTGGATCAAAGAGCTCGAGTCCCCCGCGGAACGCAAGTGGGAGGAGTTCTACCGCAACCGCCACCAGCACGACAAGCGGGTGCGCACCACCCACGGGGTGAACTGCACCGGCAGCTGCAGCTGGGAGGTCTACGTCAAGGACGGGATCGTCACCTGGGAGCTGCAGGCCACCGACTACCCCCTGCTCGAGGAGGGGCTGCCCCCCTACGAGCCGCGCGGCTGCCAGCGGGGGATCAGCTACTCCTGGTACCTCTACAGCCCCATCCGGGTGAAGTACCCCTTCGCCCGGGGTGCGCTCGTCGACCTCTGGCGCGAGGCGAAGAAGCAGCACCCGGATCCGGTGGAGGCCTGGGCGTCGATCCAGTCCGACCCCGAGAAGCGCCGCCGTTACCAGCGTGCCCGCGGCAAGGGGGGCTTCCGCCGGATCACCTGGGACGAGGCCCTGGAGATCGTCGCCGCCAGCACGGTGCACACGATCAAGAAGTACGGCCCCGACCGGGTGGTGGGCTTTTCCCCGATTCCGGCGATGAGCCAGGTCAGCTACGCCGCCGGCAGCCGCTTCCTCTCGCACCTGGGCGGCACGATCCTCAGCTTCTACGACTGGTACTGCGACCTGCCGCCCGCGTCGCCGGAGATCTTCGGCGAGCAGACCGACGTCAACGAGTCCGCCGACTGGTACAACAGCCGCTTCATCGCGGTGATGGGCTCGAACCTCAACATGACCCGCACCCCCGACACCCACTTCATCTCCGAGGTGCGGCACGCGGGCGCGAAACTCACCGTCTTCAGCCCCGACTTCTCCCAGGTCGCCAAGTACGCCGACTGGTGGGTCCCCACCAACCCCGGCCAGGACGGCGCCTTTTGGATGGCGGTGGACCACGTCCTCCTCAAGGAGTACTACGCCGACCGCGAGACCCCCGAGTTCAACCATTACCTCCAGACCTACAGCGACGCCCCCTTTCTCATCGAGGTGCGGGACGGCCGGCCCTTCCGCTACCTGCGCGCGGCCGAGCTCGAGGGTTACGCCGACGTCGAGCACAACGAGTGGAAGCTGCTCGTCTGGGACCGTGAACGCGGGCCGAGCATGCCCCAGGGCAGCATCGGCTACCGCTGGGCCGAGAAGGACAAGGGCAAGTGGAACCTGGAGATGAAGGACGGCAAGACCGGCGCGCCGATCGAGCCCGAGCTCTCCTTCCTGGAACGCCACGACGAGGTGCAGCAGCTCGCCTTCGACGACTTCGCCGGCGAGCGCACGCTCAAGCGTGGAGTGCCCGTACGCCACGTCCAAACCCGCCGCGGGCGGGTGACGGTGGCCACCGTCTTCGATCTGCTCATGGCCCAGTTCGGCGTCGGCCGGGGGCTTCCCGGCGACTACCCGGAAGGCTACGACGACCCCCAGCCCTACACCCCCGCCTGGCAGGAGGCCTACACCGGAATCCACCGCGACACCGTGCTGCGTTTCGCCCGCGCCTGGGCCGAGAACGGCCTCAAGACCGGAGGGAAGAACCTGATCATCATCGGGGCCGGGGTCAACCACTGGTACCACAACAACCTGATGTACCGGGCCGGCATCGTGGGCCTGATGCTGACCGGCGCCGTGGGCAAGAACGGCGGCGGGCTCGCCCACTACGTGGGGCAGGAGAAGGTGGCCAACCAGGCCTCCTGGGGCTCGATCGCCTTCGCGCTCGACTGGGGGATGCCCCCGCGGCACCAGAACACCCCGAGCTTCCACTACGTCCACACCGACCAGTGGCGCTACGAGCGCGGCTCGAAGGACTACGACAAGACGCCCGGCGCCAACGAGCACCACACGATCGACCATCAGGTCCGCGCGGTCAAGCGCGGCTGGCTGCCCTTCTTCCCCCAGTTCAACCGCAACTCGCTCGAGCTGGCCCGCGAGGCCGAGGCGGCCGGAGCCCGGAGCGAGGCCGAGATCATCGGGTACGTGGTGGAGAAGCTCAAGAAGGGCGAGCTCAAGTTCGCAGTCGAGGATCCCGACGCCCCCGAGAACTGGCCGCGCGTCTGGTTCATCTGGCGCGGCAACGCCATCGGCACCAGCATGAAGGGGCACGAGTTCATGCTGCGCCACTACCTGGGCACGCACTCGAACGCGGTCGCGCAGGAGTGGGCCAAGGACGAGGTGCATGAGGCGGCGTTCCGTGAACCCGCGCCCGAAGGCAAGTTCGACCTCGTCGTCGACCTCAACTTCCGCATGGACACGAGCGCCCTCTACTCCGACCTGGTCCTCCCGGCGGCGAGCTGGTACGAAAAACACGACCTCAACACCACGGACATGCACACCTTCGTGAACCCGATGCAGCCGGCGGTGCCGCCGGTCTGGGAGTCGAAGCCGGACTGGGAGATCTACAGCCTCTTCGCCAAGAAGGTGGCCGAGCTGGCCCGGACCCACCTGCCCGATCCGGTCAAGGACGTGGTCATGCTGCCCCTGCAGCACGACACCCCGGACGAGCTGGCCCAGACCGAGGTGCGCGACTGGTGGAAGGGCGAGGTCGAGGCCGTCCCCGGGAAGACGATGCCCAAGTTCCGCGTGGTCGAACGGCGCTACACCGAGATCTACGAGCGCATGGCCTCGCTGGGGCCGGCGCTCGAGAAGAACGGCGTCGCCGCCCACGGCCTCAGGATCCCGGTGGCCGAGGAGTACCGGGCCCTCAAGGAGCACCAACCGAGGAAGAGCGAGGTCCTGGGCGGGGTCTTCCCCGCGCTCGAGGACGGCCGGCAGGTGGCCGAGGCGATCCTGCGGCTCGACCCGGTGACGAACGGCGAGGTCGCCTACCGGGCGTTCCTGGAGGAGGAGAAGAAGACGGGCCTCCAGCTGGCCGACCTGGGCGAGAAGAACCGCAGCGTGCGCATCACCTTCGACGCCATCGTGGCCCAGCCGCGGCGCCAGCTCACCACCCCGACCTGGTCGGCGATCCTCAACGACGGACGCGCCTACAGCCCCTTCACCCTCAACGTCGAGCGCCTCGTCCCCTGGCGCACCCTCACCGGGCGCATGCACTTCTACCTCGACCACGAGGGCTACCTCGCCTGGGGCGAGCACCTGCCCACCTACAAACCCCGCCCCGACGTGGCCATGCTGCTGGAGACCGAGGTGACCGAGAAGGAGGCCAAGGGGCGGCTGATGAACTACATCACCCCCCACGGCAAATGGTCGATCCACTCGACCTACTCGGAAAACCACCGGATGATGACGCTCTCCCGCGGCGGCTACCCCATCTGGCTGAACGACAAGGACGCGGCCGAGCTGGGGATCCGCGACAACGACTGGGTCGAGCTCTACAACGACAACGGCGTCTTCGTGCAGCGGGCCATCACCTCGGCGCGCATCCCCCGGGGTACGGTCTTCGTCTACCACGCCACCGAGCGCACCGTGGGCATCCCCAAGTCCCCCCTGCGGAAGAAGCGCGCGGGGATGAACAACTCGATCACCCGGGCCCGGCTGAAACCGGTCCTGATGAACGGGGGCTACGCCCAGTTCACCTACTTCTTCAACTACTGGGGACCGACCGGCGTGAACCGCGACACCTGGGTCTTCGTCCGTCGCGTGGACCGCCCGGAGTACTAG
- a CDS encoding c-type cytochrome, producing the protein MRKTLVLASLLWLAGAAWAGGAELYAQNCASCHGPGGEGVAGVFPPLAGNPRAADAAYVARVVRNGLSGPLTVGGQTFDGSMPPFTQLSDADVEALAGYVAGRLAGTGAAPTPEARPAAAAAGDPEAGRAYFLGNRRFARGGTPCVACHDAPGTGALGGGTLGPDLTGAGARFGSGLAQLLERPGFKVMRSLYADRPLTPEEARDVAAFLAAETGAAAPAPSRGWRFAGLGALGTLLLFLVLLPFWPRQRESYRDRLLRRKA; encoded by the coding sequence ATGCGAAAAACGCTGGTCTTGGCGTCGTTGCTGTGGCTCGCCGGCGCAGCCTGGGCGGGTGGAGCCGAACTGTACGCGCAAAACTGCGCATCCTGCCACGGCCCCGGAGGCGAGGGCGTGGCTGGAGTCTTCCCACCGCTCGCCGGCAACCCGCGGGCCGCGGACGCCGCCTACGTGGCGCGCGTCGTCCGCAACGGGCTGAGCGGGCCGCTCACCGTGGGCGGTCAGACCTTCGACGGCAGCATGCCTCCCTTCACGCAGCTCTCGGACGCCGACGTGGAGGCGCTGGCCGGGTACGTGGCCGGCCGTCTGGCGGGAACGGGTGCCGCCCCGACGCCCGAGGCCCGGCCGGCCGCCGCAGCCGCCGGCGACCCCGAGGCGGGCCGCGCCTACTTCCTGGGCAACCGCCGCTTCGCGCGCGGCGGCACGCCCTGCGTCGCCTGCCACGACGCGCCCGGCACCGGCGCCCTGGGCGGGGGCACCCTGGGCCCCGACCTCACCGGCGCGGGCGCGCGGTTCGGATCGGGCCTCGCCCAGCTGCTCGAGCGCCCGGGGTTCAAGGTGATGCGCTCGCTCTACGCGGACCGCCCCCTCACCCCGGAGGAGGCGCGCGACGTCGCCGCCTTCCTCGCCGCCGAGACGGGTGCGGCCGCCCCGGCGCCCTCGCGGGGTTGGCGCTTCGCGGGCCTGGGCGCGCTGGGCACGCTGCTGCTGTTCCTCGTCCTGCTCCCCTTCTGGCCCCGACAGCGGGAGAGCTACCGTGATCGTCTCTTGAGGAGGAAAGCATGA